Proteins from a genomic interval of Geminocystis sp. M7585_C2015_104:
- the pilM gene encoding type IV pilus assembly protein PilM — translation MLGFLDNLLGGNRKGVGIEIAPDRVSLAQLSKKGQQYKLLKYHSLEVPEEIFEDGQIVNTTALSEVIEELVKEARVKPKQIATAVPMKDVIMRIIPMPAELNDQELRDAVLNHEAPLYLPYPREEVDIDYQKLGYFVDEDGIEKVQVLLVATRKEITDLYLESFQQAGLTVTVLETNSFALMRLLREQLKQFAAGEAVVLVDIEFDSTDIAIISEGIPQFTRTIPIGVYQMQTALAQAMNLPASRNTELLQEITIPNNPEQGTSISTTSSQTWINPGMDSLLRVLNELVDELRRSINFYLNQSSNIEVVQMLLAGQGAGIAQIDEFFTRRLNIPTIQVDPVSAISVTLKQELSPMERAGLGTVLGLGMRMS, via the coding sequence ATGTTAGGTTTTTTAGACAACCTGCTAGGTGGCAACAGGAAAGGGGTGGGGATTGAAATTGCCCCAGATAGAGTCTCTCTTGCCCAGTTGAGCAAAAAAGGACAACAATACAAGTTACTAAAATACCACAGTCTGGAAGTACCAGAAGAGATTTTCGAAGATGGGCAGATTGTAAATACCACCGCCTTGTCAGAGGTGATAGAAGAGTTGGTGAAGGAGGCAAGAGTAAAGCCAAAACAAATAGCCACGGCGGTGCCCATGAAGGATGTAATAATGAGAATAATCCCAATGCCAGCAGAATTGAATGATCAAGAATTAAGAGATGCAGTATTAAACCACGAAGCCCCACTATATTTGCCTTATCCCCGGGAAGAAGTAGACATTGACTATCAAAAACTGGGCTATTTTGTGGATGAAGACGGGATAGAAAAAGTACAGGTATTATTGGTTGCTACTAGGAAAGAAATTACGGATTTATACTTAGAGAGTTTCCAGCAGGCTGGTTTAACGGTAACAGTACTGGAAACCAATAGTTTCGCCCTCATGAGGCTTCTGAGGGAACAATTAAAACAGTTTGCGGCGGGGGAAGCAGTGGTACTAGTGGATATAGAATTCGACAGCACCGACATTGCCATCATATCCGAAGGAATACCCCAATTTACCCGCACTATCCCAATAGGAGTATATCAGATGCAAACCGCCCTAGCCCAGGCCATGAATTTGCCCGCGTCCAGAAATACAGAGTTGCTACAAGAAATCACTATCCCCAACAATCCAGAACAGGGGACGAGTATAAGTACTACAAGTAGTCAGACTTGGATCAACCCAGGCATGGACTCCCTCTTGAGGGTTTTAAACGAACTGGTGGACGAACTGAGACGCTCCATCAACTTCTACCTGAACCAGAGCAGTAACATTGAGGTAGTACAGATGTTACTGGCGGGGCAGGGGGCAGGTATAGCCCAAATTGATGAATTCTTCACCAGAAGGCTGAACATTCCAACAATACAGGTGGATCCGGTTTCAGCCATATCTGTTACCCTAAAACAAGAATTGTCACCCATGGAAAGGGCAGGATTGGGCACAGTACTAGGTTTAGGAATGAGGATGAGTTGA